One window from the genome of Spiractinospora alimapuensis encodes:
- a CDS encoding N-acetylneuraminate synthase family protein, whose translation MTQSTTPSDIAVRPVAIGARMVGPDQPTYVIGEIGINHNGDVDIARQLIDVAAAAGCQAVKFQKRTPEICVPVEQQSKIRQTPWGEMTYLDYKKRVEFGQDEYREIAKYTQDAGLQWFASPWDVPSVDFLESFDVVTHKVASASVTDHELLRALAATGKPIILSTGMSTLEEIDAAVEILGKDQLVILHSTSTYPMPEGEANLRTIETLRDRYGVPVGYSGHERGLQVSLAAVTLGAVAVERHITLDRAMWGSDHAASLEPTGLEHLVRDIRVIEEAIGDGVKRVFPGEEEPRKRLRRVTT comes from the coding sequence ATGACCCAGAGCACCACGCCGAGTGACATCGCGGTGCGACCCGTGGCGATCGGTGCCCGGATGGTCGGTCCCGACCAGCCCACCTACGTCATCGGCGAGATCGGCATCAACCACAACGGCGATGTGGACATCGCCCGGCAGTTGATCGACGTCGCGGCCGCGGCCGGGTGTCAGGCCGTGAAGTTCCAGAAGCGCACCCCGGAGATCTGTGTTCCGGTGGAACAGCAGTCCAAGATCCGTCAGACGCCGTGGGGCGAGATGACGTACCTCGACTACAAGAAGCGGGTCGAGTTCGGCCAGGACGAGTACCGGGAGATCGCCAAGTACACCCAGGACGCGGGACTGCAGTGGTTCGCGTCGCCGTGGGACGTGCCCTCGGTGGACTTCCTGGAGTCGTTCGACGTCGTCACGCACAAGGTGGCGTCGGCGTCCGTCACCGACCACGAACTCCTGCGGGCCCTCGCCGCCACGGGCAAGCCGATCATCCTGTCGACGGGGATGTCGACCCTCGAGGAGATCGACGCGGCGGTGGAGATCCTGGGCAAGGACCAGCTCGTCATTCTCCACTCGACGTCCACCTACCCGATGCCGGAGGGCGAAGCCAACCTCCGCACCATCGAGACACTGCGTGACCGGTACGGCGTGCCGGTCGGCTACTCCGGGCACGAGCGCGGGCTCCAGGTCTCCCTGGCCGCCGTGACGCTGGGCGCCGTGGCGGTGGAGCGGCACATCACGCTGGACCGCGCGATGTGGGGATCGGACCACGCGGCCTCCTTGGAGCCGACGGGACTGGAACACCTCGTCCGCGACATCCGTGTCATCGAGGAAGCCATCGGTGACGGGGTGAAGCGGGTGTTCCCCGGCGAGGAGGAGCCGCGCAAACGGCTGCGGCGCGTCACCACCTGA
- a CDS encoding alpha-2,8-polysialyltransferase family protein — protein sequence MTQILVASTVFGAMSLAAAMDASLLGPRDQRRILLVSNNASAPEVVPPLTEAPGFEALRGHVDEVVSWNELLWPTHPSTWSPRNQDRPLVARLLRRYWNLEDGEPLHLVVESIQVPPARALAAIFDDARVTVYSDGLMSYGPSRESPPREMATRIDRLLYLDLVRGLEPLQLTEYPDVERIAIPADAFRGVVKEVAALAGDDASPPRDDLSGAPLIIGQYLADLEFLSPQEEDELHARMLHGLAGQGHRTVLFKPHPSSTRRTFRALRRCADGCDVDLVVLDTPLPVEVWYETLSPSLVVGCFSTGLTTAASFYGVPVVTVGAELLLKRVAPYQNSNRIPITLADALLPQLEDTGEVLPPRIPEERVGEELTPLLTAVSYCMQNSTYPHLRDETVAYLNGQPSDVTTRYFKRRRLTALRLPGAVQRRYPEWLVAGARRIRGRGRG from the coding sequence ATGACCCAGATACTCGTCGCCAGCACCGTCTTCGGCGCCATGTCCCTGGCCGCCGCGATGGACGCCAGCCTGTTGGGGCCGAGGGACCAACGTCGGATCCTGCTGGTGTCCAACAACGCGAGCGCGCCCGAGGTCGTGCCGCCGCTGACCGAGGCGCCCGGGTTCGAGGCACTGCGTGGCCACGTCGACGAGGTCGTGTCGTGGAACGAGCTGCTGTGGCCCACCCATCCCTCGACGTGGAGCCCACGCAACCAGGACCGCCCGCTGGTCGCCCGCCTCCTGCGGCGGTACTGGAACCTCGAGGACGGGGAACCGCTCCACCTGGTCGTGGAGTCGATCCAGGTACCGCCGGCTCGGGCGTTGGCCGCCATCTTCGACGACGCCCGTGTCACCGTCTACTCCGACGGGCTCATGAGCTACGGGCCGAGCCGCGAGTCCCCGCCTCGTGAGATGGCGACCCGCATCGACCGGCTGCTGTACCTGGACCTGGTTCGTGGCCTGGAGCCGCTGCAACTCACCGAGTACCCGGACGTGGAGCGGATCGCCATCCCCGCCGACGCGTTCCGGGGCGTGGTGAAGGAGGTCGCCGCCCTGGCCGGCGACGACGCCTCCCCACCCCGCGACGACCTCTCCGGGGCACCACTGATCATCGGCCAGTATCTGGCGGACCTGGAGTTCCTCAGCCCCCAGGAGGAGGACGAGCTCCACGCCCGCATGCTGCACGGGCTCGCGGGTCAGGGGCATCGCACCGTCCTGTTCAAACCGCACCCCTCCAGTACGCGACGGACGTTTCGCGCGCTGCGTCGATGTGCCGACGGGTGCGACGTCGACCTGGTCGTGCTGGACACGCCGCTCCCCGTCGAGGTCTGGTACGAGACGCTGAGCCCGTCGCTGGTCGTGGGCTGCTTCTCGACCGGGTTGACGACCGCCGCCTCGTTCTACGGGGTGCCGGTGGTGACGGTGGGCGCGGAGCTCCTGCTCAAGCGGGTCGCTCCCTACCAGAACAGCAACCGGATCCCCATCACTCTGGCGGACGCGCTGCTCCCCCAGCTCGAGGACACCGGGGAGGTGCTCCCCCCACGGATCCCGGAGGAGCGGGTCGGCGAGGAGCTCACACCGCTACTCACCGCCGTGTCCTACTGCATGCAGAACTCGACCTATCCGCACCTGCGGGACGAGACGGTCGCCTACCTGAACGGCCAGCCCAGCGACGTGACCACGCGCTACTTCAAGCGGCGGCGGCTCACGGCGCTCCGCCTGCCGGGCGCGGTGCAACGCCGATACCCCGAGTGGCTCGTCGCGGGTGCCCGCAGGATCCGCGGGCGCGGCCGAGGCTAG
- a CDS encoding glycosyltransferase family 2 protein: MTSLSVIVPMRDVEAYVVDTLTSLARNARDDFEFLVVDDGSVDATADIVEEHAGRLPGLTLLRNPDPAGPSAARNQGLAAATGRYVTFLDGDDWLAPGYLPEALAAITELGVDFIKTDHVQAVGRNRTLVQVPEGRRNVSLPPRSGIPPENATTMVDYPNVWSGVYDRSLLDRGLLTFDEDLHTAEDRLWTWRLHLHADSFAAVPLVGAFYRREVAESLTQVGDERQLQFFDAHDRIRAELAAIPEGERYLPKLVRTYCALIAFHLTRSERFTPRLRRTLRTRAADTLRAFPGDLLARTLPALNAEREHLLDELLGKEAVAEA, translated from the coding sequence TTGACATCGCTCTCGGTCATCGTCCCGATGCGTGACGTGGAGGCGTACGTCGTCGACACCCTGACGAGTCTGGCCCGCAACGCCCGGGACGACTTCGAGTTCCTCGTCGTGGACGACGGGTCGGTCGACGCCACGGCCGACATCGTCGAGGAGCACGCGGGCAGGCTTCCGGGGCTCACCCTGCTGCGCAACCCGGACCCCGCGGGCCCGTCCGCGGCGCGCAACCAGGGACTGGCCGCGGCGACCGGACGCTACGTCACGTTCCTCGACGGCGACGACTGGTTGGCGCCGGGGTACCTGCCCGAGGCGTTGGCGGCGATCACCGAGTTGGGCGTGGACTTCATCAAGACCGACCACGTGCAGGCCGTCGGCCGCAACCGGACGCTGGTCCAGGTTCCCGAGGGGCGGCGCAACGTCTCTCTTCCGCCACGCTCGGGCATCCCGCCGGAGAACGCGACCACGATGGTCGACTACCCCAACGTGTGGTCCGGCGTCTATGACCGTTCCCTGCTCGACCGGGGCCTGCTCACCTTCGACGAGGACCTGCACACGGCGGAGGACCGCCTATGGACGTGGAGGTTGCACCTGCACGCCGACTCCTTCGCTGCCGTCCCGCTGGTCGGGGCCTTCTATCGGCGTGAGGTGGCGGAATCTCTCACCCAGGTCGGGGACGAACGCCAGTTGCAGTTCTTCGACGCGCACGACCGCATCCGGGCCGAGCTGGCGGCGATCCCCGAGGGCGAGCGCTACCTCCCCAAGCTCGTGCGCACCTACTGCGCGCTGATCGCCTTCCACCTCACCCGGTCGGAACGGTTCACGCCGCGACTGCGACGCACGTTGCGCACCCGGGCCGCCGACACGCTGCGCGCGTTCCCCGGAGACCTGCTCGCCCGTACCCTCCCGGCGCTGAACGCGGAGCGGGAACACCTGCTGGACGAACTCCTTGGTAAAGAGGCGGTGGCGGAGGCATGA